One region of Kwoniella newhampshirensis strain CBS 13917 chromosome 6, whole genome shotgun sequence genomic DNA includes:
- a CDS encoding acetoacetate-CoA ligase, with protein sequence MSKRESTDSDPDLLWTPSDPASSQTDLFRQHINSTLRLSLHSYQDLWEWSCSHRSDFWSSLWDWEHVIGTKGQSSTTIPIVDESATPADNPVWFPEADLNWAENQLRHHTSRPDDIAVIQTSEPCGGWSPPVRRITQAQLYILVGRVQRSLRKAGVGKGDRVAFWGGNCSEAVVVLLATSSIGAIFSSAAADFGVDGVIERLEQIRPKIIFVTNGVVYGGTARPLLPLLPTLLSTLTKPPDRLVVILHLPEELARVPQDLARDTEDWNGWLDQEEGEVEFLRMGFNEPIWILFSSGTTGRPKAIVHRQGGMLLDSLREHHLAGDIGPRDVYFYYTTPGWMMFQYLVSGLATGATIVLYEGSPLKSPSFLWSLIDELGITVFGTSAKWIEQISKHYPDVGSKHSLSTLKQILSTGSPLPPHLFDFVYEKVKKDVLLGSVTGGTDICSVFAGRNTSLSVYRGEIQSRMLGFALDTDTGPDLPGELICNRAFPVEPLGFWPLRGHGFPESEVETAQKRFKESYFKDDKGIWYHGDYVQITRPRSGNAGGILMLGRSDGVLNPGGIRFGPTDIYSVLENEEFASLGVEETLVVGLMVEGGADEKVILFIKMREGRELDETLIKKIKTSIRSARSARHVPGKILQVSDIPLTLTGKRVEVPIRKLINGAPVQSINPATLRNPDCLAEYVRLGEHLRREEENREV encoded by the exons ATGTCCAAACGTGAATCCACAGACTCGGACCCAGACCTCCTCTGGACCCCTTCCGATCCAGCCTCGTCCCAGACAGATCTCTTCCGACAACACATCAACTCGACCTTGCGTCTCTCGCTGCACTCCTACCAAGATCTGTGGGAATGGTCGTGTTCCCATCGATCGGATTTCTGGTCTTCTCTGTGGGACTGGGAGCACGTCATCGGTACTAAAGGTCAATCCAGCACGACCATAcccatcgtcgatgaaTCTGCTACTCCTGCAGACAATCCTGTCTGGTTTCCCGAGGCGGATCTGAACTGGGCAGAAAATCAACTTCGACATCATACATCCCGGCCTGACGATATAGCAGTCATACAGACTTCCGAGCCTTGCGGAGGATGGTCACCACCCGTCAGACGAATCACTCAAGCCCAGCTGTACATCTTGGTAGGGAGGGTCCAACGGTCTCTGAGAAAGGCCGGAGTAGGCAAGGGCGATCGTGTGGCATTCTGGGGCGGAAACTGCTCGGAAGCGGTAGTCGTTCTGCTTGCGACATCCTCCATAGGagcgatcttctcttctgccgCGGCAGATTTTGGCGTGGACGGTGTGATCGAGCGGTTAGAACAGATCAGACCGAAGATTATCTTCGTAACGAACGGAGTGGTGTATGGCGGAACGGCAAgaccccttctccctctcttaCCGACTCTACTTTCTACCCTGACTAAGCCACCAGACCGACTGGTAGTCATCTTACATCTACCTGAGGAGTTGGCGCGGGTACCCCAAGATCTAGCGCGAGATACTGAGGATTGGAATGGATGGCTagatcaagaggaaggggaggtAGAATTCCTGCGAATGGGGTTCAATGAACCGATTTGGATATTGTTCTCCAGTGGGACAACAGGTCGTCCCAAAGCCATCGTT CACCGTCAAGGGGGTATGTTACTGGACTCTCTGCGAGAACATCACCTTGCAGGAGACATCGGGCCAAGAGACGTGTACTTCTACTACACTACTCC CGGCTGGATGATGTTCCAGTATCTCGTCTCTGGTCTGGCAACAGGCGCGACAATCGTCCTATACGAAGGGTCCCCTCTGAAATccccatctttcctctgGTCTCTCATCGACGAACTGGGGATAACAGTCTTCGGAACATCTGCCAAATGGATTGAGCAGATATCAAAACACTATCCAGATGTGGGAAGCAAACACAGCCTAAGCACCTTGAAGCAGATATTGAGTACAGGTAGCCCTTTACCTCCACATCTGTTCGATTTTGTGTatgagaaggtgaagaaggatgtgCTGCTAGGATCTGTCACAG GTGGAACTGATATCTGCTCGGTTTTCGCTGGACGGAACACGTCTCTATCGGTCTATCGAGGAGAGATACAATCACGCATGTTGGGATT CGCCCTAGATACCGACACAGGTCCAGATCTTCCGGGAGAACTCATTTGCAACCGGGCATTCCCGGTCGAGCCATTGGGGTTCTGGCCTCTGCGCGGACATGGCTTCCCAGAAAGTGAGGTTGAAACAGCGCAGAAGCGATTCAAGGAGAGCTACTTCAAAGATGACAAGGGGATATGGT ATCACGGCGATTA TGTCCAGATCACCCGGCCTCGATCAGGGAACGCCGGGGGTATCCTCATGTTGGGTCGATCGGACGGTGTTTTGAATCCTGGCGGAATCCGATTCGGACCCACAGATATCTATTCTGTACTGGAGAACGAAGAATTTGCCTCTTtaggagtggaagagaccCTTGTCGTGGGTCTTAtggtggagggaggggcggatgagaaggtgatTCTGTtcatcaag atgagagaagggCGGGAATTGGATGAAAcgttgatcaagaagatcaagacaAGTATCAGGTCAGCAAGAAGTGCGAGGCATGTTCCAGGGAAG ATCTTACAAGTATCAGATATCCCTCTGACCCTGACAGGCAAGAGagtggaag TGCCAATaaggaagttgatcaaTGGTGCCCCTGTGCAAAGTATAAATCCAGCAACGTTGCGAAATCCAGACTGTCTGGCAGAATACGTCAGGCTAGGCGAGCACTTGCgacgggaggaagagaacaGAGAAGTGTAG